The genomic interval CCCGCCCGCCAGCTGGTCCGCCATTCTCGATCCCGTGCTCGGCACCGCCGGCGCGCGGGCGCTGGATCGCTGGCTCATGGACGAGGAGGCCGCGGGCAGGCTTGTCTTTCCCCCGGCTCGGCAGCGCTTCCGCGCGCTCGGACTGACCCCTCCCGACGCGGTGAAGGTCGTGATCCTGGGGCAGGATCCCTATCACGGCGCCGGGCAGGCGCACGGCCTTGCCTTCTCCGTCCCCGCGGGCATCAGGCCGCCGCCCTCGTTGCGCAACATCCTGCGCGAGCTGGAGGACGATCTCGGCGTTCCCGCGCCCGAAAGCGGCGATCTGACGGCGTGGGCGAGGCGCGGGGTTCTCCTGCTCAACACCGCGCTGTCGGTGGAGGAGGGGCGCGCCGGCAGCCATGCCAGACGCGGCTGGGCCCCGATCACCGATGCCATCCTGCGCGCGGTGGCGCGGCGCGACGCGCCGACCGTCTTCGTCGCCTGGGGCAGCCACGCGCAGACCCGGGCGCGGGCCATTCCGGACCTGGTCGAGGATGGCCCGCACCTGCTCATCGAAAGCCCGCATCCCAGCCCGCTGTCGGCCTATCGCGGCT from Aurantiacibacter spongiae carries:
- a CDS encoding uracil-DNA glycosylase yields the protein MIAPPASWSAILDPVLGTAGARALDRWLMDEEAAGRLVFPPARQRFRALGLTPPDAVKVVILGQDPYHGAGQAHGLAFSVPAGIRPPPSLRNILRELEDDLGVPAPESGDLTAWARRGVLLLNTALSVEEGRAGSHARRGWAPITDAILRAVARRDAPTVFVAWGSHAQTRARAIPDLVEDGPHLLIESPHPSPLSAYRGFFGSRPFSRANDFLIANGREAVEWRLDPDHAS